TCGCCCGCGACCTGGTGGTGTTCCTGCAACGCCCCGGCGGTCAGTCGCAGTTCTCCGCGGCCTCCCGCACCTCACCCACCCGTGATCCGGTGCTGCGCCCCCTGCTCGACGCCATGGCCGCGGATCCCGCGGCCGACCACAGCCTCCCGGCCCTCGCCCGCCGCGCGGGCCTCAGCGCCCGCCACCTCTCCCGTCTCTTCAAGGCCCACACCGGCACCACGCCGGCCGCCCACCTGGAGACCCTCCGCCTGGAAGCCGCCCGGACCTTCCTGGAACAGGGAGAACCGGTCACCGTCGCGGCCCGCCGCAGCGGCCTCGGCACCGACGAATCCCTCCGCCGGGCCTTCGCCCGCCACCTCGGCACCACCCCCTCCGCCTACGCGTCCCGCTTCCGCACCACCCGGACCGAGCCCTACGCTGGGGTCACCAGCCGGGTCTCGTAGGCGAACACCGCCGCCTGCGTCCGGTCCCGCAGCCCCAACTTCACCAGGATCCGACTCACATGGGTCTTGATCGTCGACTCCGCGACGACGAGCCGGTCCGCTATCTCCGCGTTGGACAGCCCCTGCGCGATCAGTACCAGCACCTCCGTCTCCCGATCCGTCAACTCACCCACCCCCGCCGGGTCGGTGAACCTGCGCGCCTCGGAGAGCTTTGAGAACTCCGCGATCAGCCGCTTGGTCACCGAAGGCGCCAGCAGGGCCTCCCCGGCCGCCACGACCCGCACCCCGTCCGCCAGCTGACGGGCCGACGCGTCCTTGAGCAGGAACCCGGAGGCCCCGGCCCGCAGCGCCTGGTACACGTACTCGTCGAGGTCGAAGGTCGTCAGGACCAGCACCTTCGCGTCCGTGTCGGCGGCCACGATCTCCCGCGTCGCCTCAAGACCGTTCATCTCCGGCATCCGGATGTCCATCAGCACCACGTCCGGCCGGAGCGCCGCCACCTGCGCGACGGCCTCCCGGCCGTCGACCGCCTCGCCCACCACCTCGATGCCCTCCATGGCATTGAGCAGGACGGAGAACCCCTCGCGCACCATCATCTGGTCGTCGACGATCAGCACCCTGATCGTCATGCCGGCCCCTCCTCCGGCGCCGTGACCGCCACCGGACGGCTGGGCACGGGTATGAACACCGCCACCTCGTACCCGCCGCCGGCCGTCTCGCCGGCCGTCATCTCCCCCTCCAGCATGGCCACCCGCTCCCGCATGCCGGTGATCCCGTGCCCGGCCCCGGGCGACGGCCGCACATCCCCGGTCGGCGCCTCATTGACGACCCGTATCCCCAGCCCGCCCAGTACGTAACTGACCTCCACCCCGGCCACCGCACCCGGCGCGTGCCGCAGCGTGTTGCTCAGGGCCTCCTGGATGATCCGGTACGCCGACAGCTCCACCCCCTGAGGCAGCTCCCGCACCGCGCCCGTCACCGTCTTCTCCACGCTCAGCCCGGCCTCCCGCACATTGGCCAGCAGACCGTCCAGCGAGGCCAGCGTCGGCTGCGGGGCGTCCGGCGCCTCGTAGTCCGCGGAGCGCACCACACCCAGCACCCGCCGCAGCTCCGTCAGGGCCGCCACCGCGTTCTCCCGGATGGTGACGAACGCCGCCTCCAACTCCGGCGGCGGGTTCTTCACCCGGTACGGCGCGGCCTCCGCCTGGATCGCCACCACCGACATGTGGTGGGCCACCACGTCGTGCAGCTCCCGCGCGATCGTCGTCCGCTCCTCCAGCAGGGTCCGCTTGTCCCGCTCGACCGCCGTGACCTCCTGCTGCGCGCTCACCTCCGCCTTGGCGTGCCGGCGTATCTGGATGCTGCTCGCGATCACCAGTGCGAACGCCGAGAACACGGCCATCTCCGGCAGGTTCGTCCCCGCCCCGTACGCGTACCCGCTCCTGAAGACCACCGACAGGATGAAGCCGAGCGCGAGGGTGAGCGTCCACATCCAGGCCGCCACCCTGGGGCCGGTCCGCAGGGTGACGATCACCATGACGGCGATGTACGCGAGGAAGCTGCCCGGGGTCCACGGCCAGCTCGCCTCGCTGCCGAGCGCGGCGAACAGCACCGTCATGGCGACGGCCGCCCACCAGGCCGCGACCGGCCGCACCAGCGTCATCACGACCGGGGCCGCGGAGATCATCCCGATGAGGAGCTCGCCGGTATCCCCGAGGTAGCTCGACTGCGTGCCCGCCGTGAACACCATCACGAAGAGGGCCAGCGCCCCCACCATCGCGTACCGCGTCCACGGGAAGTGCCTGCGTATCGCCCGGGGAAGCCGGCGCACGATTCGCCCGGGCGTCTCCTGCAGCGGCAGCGGCCGGTAGGCGAAGGCGTTGGTGACGAGGTCCTGGCGCAGGGTCTCGATCACCCCCGATGCCAGTCGGAACTCAGGTGTCCGGGCTGTACCCCCGGTGGTCGTCTCGCTCATAACAGAACCGTAGGTCCCGGGTCCCGTAGCCCGCGTCGCCGCCGAAGGGGATTTCCCGACCTCCCCCTCAAGTACTACCCGGGGCAGATCAGTAGCCCGTCGGACGGACCAGACCCGTCTCGTACGCGAACACCGCCGCCTGCGTGCGGTCCCGCAAGCCCAGCTTCACCAGGATCCGGCCCACATGGGTCTTCACCGTCTGCTCCGCCACGGTCAGGTGCGACGCGATCTCCGCGTTCGACAGTCCCTGCGCGACGAGCGACAGCACCTCCGTCTCCCGCTCGGTCAGCTCGTCGATCCGCGCCCGCGACGGTGCGCGCGGCGCCCCCAGCCGCGAGAACTCGGTGATCAGACGCTTCGTGATGTTCGGCGAGAGCAGCGCCTCACCGGCCGCCACCACGCGCACCGCCTCCGCGAGCTGGTCCGCCGACGCGTCCTTGAGCAGGAAGCCGGAGGCGCCGGCCCGCAGCGCCTCGTACACGTACTCGTCGAGGTCGAAAGTGGTCAGCACCAGCACCTTCACCTCGGCCCCGGGGACACCGGTGATGACGGACGTCGCCTCGATGCCGCCCATACCCGGCATGCGGATGTCCATCAGGACCACGTCCGGCGCCAGTTCGGCGACCTTCGCCACGGCGTCGGCCCCGTCCACGGCCTGACCGACCACCTCGATGTCCGGCTGGGCGTTGAGGAGCACGGTGAAGCCCTGCCGGACCATCATCTGGTCGTCGGCGATCATCACCTTGATCGGGGTGCTCATGAATTCCTCTTCATCTCGGGGAAGGAGTCGCCGGGCAGGCCCTGCGGATCCATCGGGAGTACCGCGGTCACCTCGTACCCGCCTTCGGGGCGCGGGCCCGCGGCCAGCTCGCCCCCCAGCATGCCCGCCCGCTCCCGCATCCCCAGCAGTCCGTGCCCCGCGCCGTTCGAGGGCGGAGCCGGCCGGGTCGGTGCGCTGTTGGCCACGCACAGGTGCAGGTCGCGCGGCCCGTAGGCGATGCCGACCTCCACACGCGAACCCGGGGCGTGGCGCAGGCAGTTGCTCAGCGCCTCCTGGACGATGCGGTACGCGGTCAGCTCCACGCCCGGAGTCAACACCCTGCGGACGCCCGCGACTTCGACGGCGACGTCGAGCCCGGCCCCCCGCACGTTGTCCACGAGGCCGTCCAGTTCGGCCAGGGTGGGCACCGGATGGTGTGGGTTCGCAGGATCGTCCGGCTGCTCGGAGCGCAGCACGCCCAGCACCCGCCGCAGCTCCGTCAGGGCCTCCAGCGCGTTCTCCCGGATCCCCGCCAGGTTCTCCTTGAGCTCCTCGGACGGGTTCTCCACGAGGTGCGGGGCGACCTGGGCCTGGATGGAGATGACGGACATGTGGTGCGCGACGACGTCGTGCAGCTCGCGCGCGATCCGGCTGCGCTCCTCCAGCAGGGTGCGCCGGGCCCGCTCCTCTTCCGTGAGGGTCTCCTGCTCGACCAGCTCGCCACGGGCCAGGCGCAGGGCGCGCAGCGCGTAGCCGAGCAGGCCGACGAAACCGAAGATGAGGACGGCCCCGGGCGCGGTGGTCGTGCTGTGCTCCGGCTTGAAGGAGGCTTCGGCCAGGCCGGTACAGGCCACCGAGATGCCGACGACAGCGATGGTGACCCGCGGCGGCATGCGCAGGGCGACCAGCAACAGCACCGGGGCGAAGGCGAATGTCCCGGCAGGCGTCCAGGGCCAGGCCTGGCCCTGCCCGACGTTGCCGTAGATCGCCCAGGCGATGGCGCCTGCCGTGAGCAGGCCGAGCCACCAGGCGGCCATAGGCCGGAACATCGCGAGCGCGATGGACACACCGGTCAGGATCGCCAGGACCAGTGGGAGTCCTCCGGTGACGTGGTAGTGGTCGCCGAGCTGCTCGGTGGTGAGGAAGCCGAAGAAGGCGGCGGCGTATGCGACCAGCACGTGCGGCAGCCGGGCCAGCCAGCGCGGCCGCGCCATCCTCGGCAGCGGGTCCCGGTCCAGGGTGCACAACTCCATGGCCAGCGACCGGAATCGGGACCGGGCGCCGCCTTTGGCGCTGCCGGGGTTTGCGGGGTCGGTCAGGGGCGCGGGAGGTTCGGTCACATCGGCCAGCCTAGACATGAGCGATTTCCTTGCCGGGAGCGTGAGCGCTCGGGGCGCAGTGCGCACGCGTGGCGTCGGCGGGCCGCCCGGGCCGGGAGGTCCGGGCAGGCTCGCCGGTCCGGGCCTTCCGGGGGCGCGGGCCCTGTTCGTACGTGCGGAACGCGGCCCAGCACAGGGTCAGCGCTGCGGCGAACAGTGGTAGCCACAGCAGTCGGGCGGCTATCCAGCCCGGGGACCCGGGCACGGTGTGCAGGCCGGGCAGGTCGGCCGAGACGAGCAGTCCGAGGGCGGTGACGGCCATCATGGCGGTCTGGTGCCACAGGAAGACCGTCATGGCGGAGAGGTTCACCAGGGCCACCTTCGCCCAGGCCGTCGGCCGCCGCATGGCCCGTGCCAGCGGGTCGCGCACCAGCAGCGCCAGCCCGCACTGGGCCACGCCGAAGGCGACCGCGGCGAGCGTCGGCGGGTTCAGATTCGATATCGAGGCCCCGGGGACACCGACCATGGACGCCGGGTACCCGCCCCAGAGGACCAGCGCGGCAGTGGCCACGGTGCCCGCACCGAGGAGCAGGGCGGGCGAGCGGCGACCGGCGAACGAGCCGGAGGCCCAGGCGGCGCCCAGCGTGTAGGGGACGAGCCAGCCGGCGGCGACATTGACCCAGCCGACCCAGTCGGGCCCGCCGAACCCGAACCGCCACACGTCGACGCTCGCCACCACGGCCAGCGGCCACAGCGGGCTGAGCCGCGCCACCAGCGGCGTCGCAGCGGTGAGCACCGCGAACACCAGCAGGAACCACAGAGGCGACAACACCAGCTTGAGCAGCGTCCGTACGGTGTCCAGCTCGACCCCGCCGATCAGCATCCCGGCGGCCACCACGGCCCACAGGACGAGCACGGCCGCAACCGGGCGGAACAGCCGGCCCAACCTCTGCCCCACCCACGTGCGGTACGAATCCCCGCGCGCCCGCGCCGACGCGTACCCCATGGCGGCGACGTGACCGCCGACCAGGAAGAAGGCGGCAAGGGTCTGGAACACCCAGGACACCGGGGCCAGCCAGGGCATGTGCGCCAGCGGACTCGTGGTGCTCAGACCGCCGTCGGCGGTGGTCAGGGCGGTGACGAGCCAGTGGCCGAGGACCACGCCGAGGATCGCGAAGGCCCGCAGCGTGTCCACGCTCCGGTCCCGCCCGGCAGGGGTGGAGGCATCGATCCCGGCGGCCAGTACGGCCCAGCGGGTGCGGAGCTCAGGCACGGGTGGCCTCCGAGACGGTAGCGGTGGTGGTCGCGGCGCCGGCGGTGCCCGCGGTCCTGGCGGAGCCGAGGACGATCGCGGCCAGGCCGTCGAGGGACTCGGTGCCGGGCTTCAGGTAGTCGCTGTGCCCGCCGGGACCGGCAGCGAACGCCTTGGCTCCGAAGGCGGGGTCGACGGGATCGGGGCCGAAGCCGATTCCGCCGAGCCGGACGTGCGGGACATCCGCGATCCAGTCCCCGCCACCGCGCCCGGCCCATACCCGGGCACTCGTCGGCAGCTCCCCGGCCGAGTCGGCCCCCGTACCCGGGCTGCCGAACAGCGCGATGTCGGCGACCGAGGGCCCGGTCGGCGTACGG
This genomic window from Streptomyces sp. NBC_01351 contains:
- a CDS encoding sensor histidine kinase; its protein translation is MTEPPAPLTDPANPGSAKGGARSRFRSLAMELCTLDRDPLPRMARPRWLARLPHVLVAYAAAFFGFLTTEQLGDHYHVTGGLPLVLAILTGVSIALAMFRPMAAWWLGLLTAGAIAWAIYGNVGQGQAWPWTPAGTFAFAPVLLLVALRMPPRVTIAVVGISVACTGLAEASFKPEHSTTTAPGAVLIFGFVGLLGYALRALRLARGELVEQETLTEEERARRTLLEERSRIARELHDVVAHHMSVISIQAQVAPHLVENPSEELKENLAGIRENALEALTELRRVLGVLRSEQPDDPANPHHPVPTLAELDGLVDNVRGAGLDVAVEVAGVRRVLTPGVELTAYRIVQEALSNCLRHAPGSRVEVGIAYGPRDLHLCVANSAPTRPAPPSNGAGHGLLGMRERAGMLGGELAAGPRPEGGYEVTAVLPMDPQGLPGDSFPEMKRNS
- a CDS encoding acyltransferase family protein, whose protein sequence is MPELRTRWAVLAAGIDASTPAGRDRSVDTLRAFAILGVVLGHWLVTALTTADGGLSTTSPLAHMPWLAPVSWVFQTLAAFFLVGGHVAAMGYASARARGDSYRTWVGQRLGRLFRPVAAVLVLWAVVAAGMLIGGVELDTVRTLLKLVLSPLWFLLVFAVLTAATPLVARLSPLWPLAVVASVDVWRFGFGGPDWVGWVNVAAGWLVPYTLGAAWASGSFAGRRSPALLLGAGTVATAALVLWGGYPASMVGVPGASISNLNPPTLAAVAFGVAQCGLALLVRDPLARAMRRPTAWAKVALVNLSAMTVFLWHQTAMMAVTALGLLVSADLPGLHTVPGSPGWIAARLLWLPLFAAALTLCWAAFRTYEQGPRPRKARTGEPARTSRPGRPADATRAHCAPSAHAPGKEIAHV
- a CDS encoding sensor histidine kinase, with the protein product MSETTTGGTARTPEFRLASGVIETLRQDLVTNAFAYRPLPLQETPGRIVRRLPRAIRRHFPWTRYAMVGALALFVMVFTAGTQSSYLGDTGELLIGMISAAPVVMTLVRPVAAWWAAVAMTVLFAALGSEASWPWTPGSFLAYIAVMVIVTLRTGPRVAAWMWTLTLALGFILSVVFRSGYAYGAGTNLPEMAVFSAFALVIASSIQIRRHAKAEVSAQQEVTAVERDKRTLLEERTTIARELHDVVAHHMSVVAIQAEAAPYRVKNPPPELEAAFVTIRENAVAALTELRRVLGVVRSADYEAPDAPQPTLASLDGLLANVREAGLSVEKTVTGAVRELPQGVELSAYRIIQEALSNTLRHAPGAVAGVEVSYVLGGLGIRVVNEAPTGDVRPSPGAGHGITGMRERVAMLEGEMTAGETAGGGYEVAVFIPVPSRPVAVTAPEEGPA
- a CDS encoding response regulator transcription factor gives rise to the protein MSTPIKVMIADDQMMVRQGFTVLLNAQPDIEVVGQAVDGADAVAKVAELAPDVVLMDIRMPGMGGIEATSVITGVPGAEVKVLVLTTFDLDEYVYEALRAGASGFLLKDASADQLAEAVRVVAAGEALLSPNITKRLITEFSRLGAPRAPSRARIDELTERETEVLSLVAQGLSNAEIASHLTVAEQTVKTHVGRILVKLGLRDRTQAAVFAYETGLVRPTGY
- a CDS encoding response regulator transcription factor: MTIRVLIVDDQMMVREGFSVLLNAMEGIEVVGEAVDGREAVAQVAALRPDVVLMDIRMPEMNGLEATREIVAADTDAKVLVLTTFDLDEYVYQALRAGASGFLLKDASARQLADGVRVVAAGEALLAPSVTKRLIAEFSKLSEARRFTDPAGVGELTDRETEVLVLIAQGLSNAEIADRLVVAESTIKTHVSRILVKLGLRDRTQAAVFAYETRLVTPA